The Mucilaginibacter yixingensis genome window below encodes:
- a CDS encoding response regulator transcription factor yields the protein MRKNRLVIIDDQYDVLELLKYNFTREGYEVKYFFTAVDALKYITNDNTDLVLTDWVLPEMDGLELCKNLKMSMATQDIPLVMLTGKNDEIDAVTALEVGADDYLVKPLRIKEMMTRVKKILRRKLADDTIKTTTVVQDKLDFGALRLDVIAYKVYLNNCELDLTIGEFKLLELLAKYPGKVFSRNQIIEKINGPQYFATERSIDVQIVGLRKKLGIYKEAVETVRSVGYRFNVAPFKVE from the coding sequence ATGAGGAAAAACAGGCTGGTTATTATTGATGATCAATATGACGTGCTTGAACTGCTGAAATACAACTTCACCCGAGAGGGTTATGAGGTTAAATATTTTTTTACAGCGGTTGATGCGCTCAAGTATATTACCAACGACAATACCGACCTGGTGTTGACCGATTGGGTACTGCCTGAAATGGACGGTCTGGAACTGTGCAAAAACCTGAAAATGAGTATGGCCACGCAGGATATCCCCCTGGTAATGCTCACCGGTAAAAATGACGAGATTGACGCCGTAACCGCCTTGGAAGTTGGTGCCGATGATTACCTGGTAAAGCCCCTCCGTATTAAAGAAATGATGACGCGGGTAAAGAAGATCCTGCGCCGCAAGCTAGCCGACGATACAATAAAAACCACCACCGTAGTACAAGATAAGCTTGATTTTGGCGCTCTGCGTCTGGATGTCATCGCCTATAAAGTGTATCTGAATAATTGCGAGTTGGACCTCACCATCGGCGAATTTAAACTGTTGGAATTACTGGCCAAATATCCCGGCAAAGTTTTCTCCCGTAACCAGATCATCGAAAAAATTAACGGTCCGCAGTATTTTGCCACAGAGCGGTCTATTGATGTGCAGATAGTAGGCTTGCGCAAAAAGTTAGGCATTTATAAGGAAGCGGTAGAAACGGTGCGCTCTGTGGGGTATCGTTTTAATGTGGCGCCGTTTAAAGTGGAGTGA
- a CDS encoding phosphonate C-P lyase system protein PhnG, with protein MPEQDYILCECALAPLEQLVTALEGSVEIAMLKEPAICMVMIKAEDSVEFQPFYLGEALATECEMLVNGMRGIGVCLGDEPVRSYCIAFMDAYTQMPGADMPRVNQFLTEQADAIERAVKLENELIMRTKVDFKLMEQD; from the coding sequence ATGCCGGAACAAGATTATATACTGTGCGAGTGCGCTTTAGCGCCGCTTGAGCAGCTGGTAACAGCGCTGGAAGGCAGCGTGGAAATAGCCATGCTCAAGGAGCCCGCCATTTGCATGGTAATGATTAAGGCTGAAGACTCGGTAGAGTTTCAGCCTTTTTATTTGGGCGAAGCCCTGGCCACCGAGTGCGAAATGTTAGTGAACGGTATGCGTGGCATTGGTGTTTGCCTGGGCGATGAGCCTGTGCGCAGTTACTGCATTGCCTTTATGGATGCCTATACCCAGATGCCCGGTGCTGATATGCCAAGGGTAAACCAATTTTTAACCGAACAAGCCGATGCCATTGAACGTGCCGTGAAGCTGGAGAACGAGCTGATTATGCGCACCAAGGTCGACTTTAAACTAATGGAGCAAGACTAA
- the phnH gene encoding phosphonate C-P lyase system protein PhnH, which produces MQTAIYDQIFDAQQHYRLILDSMARPGKISVFPELELDYPAGINRASILIAMALLNTDVSFTALAEFEGAIADYIALHTSAVKAELTETDFVFVPQNFNAEFIYSLKVGNLPYPEESATIIADANAISTAPFPGAMELTLKGPGINGTTVIYIAGLNPEILDELKIQNAEFPLGIDLMVTDADANLICIPRSTSVVISH; this is translated from the coding sequence ATGCAAACCGCCATATACGACCAGATTTTTGATGCCCAGCAGCACTATCGGCTGATATTGGACAGCATGGCCCGCCCGGGCAAGATCAGCGTTTTTCCTGAACTGGAGCTGGATTATCCCGCAGGCATCAATCGCGCCAGCATATTAATTGCCATGGCTTTGTTAAATACCGATGTAAGCTTTACCGCTTTAGCCGAGTTTGAAGGTGCCATTGCCGATTACATTGCCCTGCATACATCAGCAGTGAAAGCGGAGCTAACAGAGACCGACTTTGTTTTCGTCCCCCAAAACTTCAATGCTGAATTTATTTATAGCCTGAAAGTTGGCAATCTGCCCTATCCCGAAGAAAGCGCCACCATTATAGCCGATGCTAATGCCATCAGCACAGCGCCATTTCCCGGCGCAATGGAATTGACGCTGAAAGGTCCGGGTATTAATGGTACAACCGTCATCTACATTGCCGGCCTTAACCCCGAAATACTGGACGAGCTGAAAATACAAAACGCTGAGTTTCCGCTGGGGATTGACCTGATGGTAACCGATGCCGATGCCAACCTGATCTGCATACCGCGGAGCACTTCAGTGGTTATTAGTCATTAG
- a CDS encoding carbon-phosphorus lyase complex subunit PhnI produces MGYVAVKGGTDAIHNSQLLLEFYRLKDATTPLDIQQIKAQLRMAIDKVMGEGGLYTPEYAAIAIKQAEGEVFEAAFILRAFRATLQRKYYSEAINTREMFVKRKISASFREIPGGQVLGPTRDYTQRMLDTTKATETEEQMQEFLTEFLSGIDQDKLKSIGRYAKVIDLLKNEGLLQPADPNEDRILKDVTREAIRFPAPRSARLQMLCRAETGGLMSLGYASMRGFGSVHPTVGELRYGSVPVRVKDATGRERYIGKIEVTEAETISSAKTKKKNAPPFYTIGYGLCFGQNDTKAICMGILDTAMRSPDTSSPANDQEFILYHTEGIEAMGFVNHLKLPHYVTFQAGLSNTRAAIDRSTATAPKEAKQTEQLQSV; encoded by the coding sequence ATGGGATACGTTGCAGTAAAAGGCGGTACTGATGCCATCCACAACTCGCAGTTGCTGCTGGAGTTTTACAGGCTGAAGGACGCTACAACGCCGCTGGATATTCAGCAGATCAAAGCGCAACTGCGCATGGCGATAGATAAGGTAATGGGCGAGGGCGGTTTGTATACGCCAGAGTATGCGGCCATTGCCATTAAACAAGCCGAAGGAGAGGTGTTTGAAGCCGCATTTATCCTGCGCGCCTTCCGTGCCACCTTACAGCGCAAATATTATTCTGAAGCCATTAATACCCGCGAGATGTTTGTAAAACGCAAAATCTCGGCTTCGTTCCGCGAAATACCGGGCGGACAGGTTTTGGGCCCCACCCGCGATTATACCCAGCGCATGCTGGATACCACCAAAGCTACCGAGACCGAAGAGCAGATGCAGGAGTTTCTGACCGAGTTTCTATCGGGCATTGATCAGGATAAGCTGAAAAGTATCGGTCGCTACGCCAAGGTAATCGACCTGCTGAAGAACGAAGGCCTGTTGCAACCGGCAGACCCGAACGAAGACCGTATCCTGAAAGACGTTACCCGCGAGGCTATCCGCTTCCCGGCCCCGCGCTCGGCCAGGTTACAGATGCTTTGCCGTGCAGAGACCGGCGGACTGATGTCGCTGGGTTATGCCAGTATGCGCGGTTTCGGCAGTGTGCACCCTACCGTGGGCGAGCTGCGTTATGGATCGGTTCCGGTACGGGTAAAAGATGCCACCGGCAGAGAACGTTACATTGGCAAAATTGAGGTAACTGAGGCCGAGACCATCTCATCAGCCAAAACCAAAAAGAAAAACGCGCCGCCGTTTTATACCATTGGTTACGGCTTGTGCTTTGGCCAGAATGATACCAAAGCCATCTGTATGGGTATACTGGATACAGCCATGCGCAGCCCCGATACCAGCTCGCCGGCTAATGATCAGGAGTTTATTCTGTATCACACTGAGGGTATTGAGGCCATGGGTTTTGTAAATCACCTAAAACTGCCGCATTACGTAACCTTCCAGGCCGGACTGAGCAATACCCGTGCGGCTATTGACCGCAGCACCGCCACCGCACCCAAAGAAGCCAAACAAACCGAACAATTACAATCTGTATAA
- a CDS encoding alpha-D-ribose 1-methylphosphonate 5-phosphate C-P-lyase PhnJ has product MIENKKYAQKHNFAFIDEATKKEIRRKLLKAVAIPGYQVPYSSPEMPIARGWGTGGLHVTLAVIGKDDIFKIIDQGSDASVNACNLREFVHQMTGCQTTYDTAEATLIQTRHRITEEELTEDQIFIYQVPQPEPLRSVERYEYKTRQMHGEADYAKMWVSLYEQIVRHGDIMLGAGYPVKVNHRYVMAPSPIPRWDVPNLNNSKALHLFGAGREKRLYAVPPYTVVEPLEFDDIKFHTESFAGTECYRTNYKKAFLDELYFDDGSKHYIINDSNFLDKLDAGQEPKQHENIYINQIEA; this is encoded by the coding sequence ATGATTGAGAATAAGAAATACGCCCAGAAGCACAACTTTGCTTTTATTGACGAGGCAACCAAAAAAGAGATCCGCCGCAAGTTGCTGAAGGCAGTGGCCATTCCCGGCTACCAGGTGCCTTACTCATCGCCAGAAATGCCTATTGCCCGCGGCTGGGGTACAGGCGGCCTGCACGTAACACTGGCTGTTATTGGTAAGGATGATATCTTCAAGATCATAGATCAGGGCAGCGATGCCAGCGTAAATGCCTGCAACCTGCGCGAGTTTGTGCACCAGATGACCGGCTGCCAAACCACGTATGATACCGCCGAAGCCACGCTGATCCAAACCCGCCACCGCATTACCGAGGAGGAGCTGACCGAGGACCAGATTTTTATTTACCAGGTACCACAACCCGAGCCACTGCGTAGCGTGGAGCGTTATGAATATAAAACCCGCCAGATGCACGGCGAGGCTGATTACGCCAAAATGTGGGTATCGCTGTATGAGCAAATTGTGCGCCATGGCGATATTATGCTGGGCGCCGGTTACCCGGTTAAGGTGAACCATCGTTATGTGATGGCGCCGTCGCCTATCCCTCGTTGGGATGTGCCTAACCTGAACAACTCTAAGGCACTGCACTTGTTTGGTGCCGGTAGAGAGAAACGCCTGTATGCTGTGCCACCTTATACCGTAGTGGAGCCATTGGAGTTTGATGATATCAAGTTTCACACTGAAAGTTTTGCCGGTACCGAGTGCTACCGAACTAACTACAAAAAAGCCTTTTTAGACGAACTGTATTTTGATGATGGCTCTAAGCACTACATCATTAACGACAGTAACTTTTTAGACAAGCTGGATGCCGGCCAGGAGCCCAAACAGCATGAAAATATCTACATCAATCAAATTGAAGCATGA
- a CDS encoding ATP-binding cassette domain-containing protein codes for MSRTPDNWLLKVTGLTKIYGEPNENTLALTGPQFGSNICPETESIVACADINFELYPGEVLGIVGESGSGKSTVVKMLYFDIEKTYGEALLKPYANAGVNTLDESNQKKRYIRNHLMGMVYQNPRDGLNFNFTSGGNIAEKLIMAGNYHVGGIRERASELLVKTEVPVLRMDDRPSNFSGGMQQRVQISKAIANNPPLLFLDEVTTGLDVSVQAKVLDLIRELQHELGIAMIVVSHDLSVIRMLTDRTMVMKNGRIVESGLTDQILQDPQHAYSQLLVSSLL; via the coding sequence ATGAGCCGTACACCCGATAATTGGTTGCTGAAGGTAACCGGGCTGACCAAAATTTATGGCGAGCCTAACGAAAATACGCTGGCGCTGACCGGCCCTCAATTTGGCTCAAACATCTGCCCCGAAACAGAGAGTATTGTAGCTTGCGCCGATATCAACTTTGAGCTTTATCCCGGTGAGGTGCTGGGCATTGTGGGCGAGAGTGGCTCGGGCAAAAGCACGGTGGTAAAGATGCTGTACTTCGATATAGAGAAAACCTACGGCGAGGCATTGTTAAAACCTTATGCCAATGCCGGGGTGAACACCCTGGATGAATCGAACCAAAAGAAACGTTACATACGTAACCACCTGATGGGCATGGTTTACCAGAACCCGCGCGATGGGCTGAACTTCAACTTTACATCGGGCGGTAACATTGCCGAAAAGCTGATTATGGCGGGCAACTACCATGTTGGCGGCATCCGCGAGCGTGCATCAGAACTGCTGGTAAAAACCGAGGTGCCGGTGCTGCGGATGGACGATCGTCCTTCAAACTTTAGTGGTGGTATGCAGCAGCGTGTACAAATCTCCAAAGCTATAGCCAACAACCCTCCGTTGTTGTTTTTGGATGAGGTGACTACAGGTTTGGACGTATCGGTACAAGCCAAAGTGCTGGATCTGATCCGCGAGTTGCAGCATGAACTGGGTATCGCCATGATTGTGGTATCGCATGACCTCTCGGTGATCCGCATGCTGACCGACCGCACCATGGTGATGAAGAACGGTCGCATTGTAGAAAGCGGCCTGACCGATCAGATTCTGCAAGATCCGCAGCATGCTTATTCACAATTATTGGTTAGCTCATTGCTTTAA
- the phnL gene encoding phosphonate C-P lyase system protein PhnL, translating to MNILEVNNLSKSFELHILNGKKIEALKNINFNLKEGEIIGLTGKSGSGKSSLMKCIYRTYLSSSGQIIYQSADGPVDLAAADDHRVISLRKTEITYCSQFLSVIPRVTAVDVVCENLFRIEKDKDAAREKARQMLEQLGLPAELWDAFPVTFSGGEQQRINIARAIIAPPRFLLIDEPTASLDQRTKDVVIDMILELKNNGTSVLCISHDEYTLQRLCDRRIDLKFGEIVEEELAVE from the coding sequence ATGAATATTCTGGAAGTAAATAACCTGAGTAAATCGTTCGAGTTACACATCTTGAACGGCAAGAAAATAGAGGCACTCAAAAACATCAACTTTAACCTGAAAGAGGGCGAGATTATCGGCCTCACCGGTAAATCTGGTTCTGGTAAATCAAGTTTGATGAAGTGCATTTACCGCACCTATCTGTCATCGAGCGGGCAGATCATCTATCAGTCGGCCGATGGTCCGGTTGATCTGGCTGCTGCCGATGATCACCGGGTGATCAGTCTGCGCAAAACCGAGATAACCTACTGTTCGCAGTTCCTGAGCGTTATCCCACGCGTAACAGCGGTTGATGTGGTTTGCGAAAACCTGTTCCGCATAGAAAAAGATAAAGATGCCGCCCGCGAAAAAGCACGCCAAATGCTGGAGCAACTGGGCCTCCCTGCCGAGTTGTGGGATGCTTTCCCGGTAACCTTTAGCGGCGGCGAGCAGCAACGCATCAACATTGCCCGCGCCATCATTGCCCCGCCAAGATTTCTGCTGATTGACGAGCCGACAGCCTCGTTGGATCAGCGTACCAAAGATGTGGTGATTGATATGATCCTGGAGCTGAAAAACAACGGGACATCGGTACTCTGCATCTCGCATGACGAGTACACACTGCAACGCCTGTGCGATCGTCGGATTGATCTGAAATTCGGTGAGATTGTGGAGGAAGAGTTGGCGGTGGAGTAG
- a CDS encoding acetyltransferase: MLYFDQYPSAAEKKSAHTLGEEPYIHPSCRIKDSSVGGWTALGEHTWLVESTFGDYSYTAGNVQIIYAEVGKYCSIANSVRINPGNHPQWRVTQHHMTYRRANYLLGEDDAEFFQWRRDHKCVIGHDVWIGHGAVIMPGVAIGTGAIIGSGAVVTKDVGPYEIAVGVAAKVIKKRFDDETIARLLDSEWWNWDRETLEQNFADLLDLDTFLHKHTKQAIV, from the coding sequence ATGCTTTATTTCGATCAATACCCGTCGGCAGCAGAAAAAAAATCAGCACACACGCTCGGCGAGGAGCCCTATATCCATCCTTCTTGTAGAATTAAAGACAGCTCGGTCGGCGGCTGGACGGCCTTGGGCGAGCATACCTGGCTGGTAGAATCAACCTTTGGCGATTACAGCTACACGGCCGGTAACGTACAGATCATCTATGCCGAAGTTGGTAAATACTGTTCTATTGCCAACAGCGTGCGCATCAATCCGGGCAATCACCCGCAATGGCGTGTTACCCAGCACCACATGACTTATCGCCGTGCAAACTACTTGTTGGGCGAAGACGATGCCGAGTTTTTCCAATGGCGACGCGATCATAAATGTGTGATCGGGCATGATGTGTGGATTGGCCATGGCGCGGTAATTATGCCAGGTGTTGCTATTGGCACCGGTGCCATTATTGGATCGGGAGCGGTGGTAACCAAAGATGTCGGTCCGTATGAGATTGCCGTAGGCGTAGCAGCCAAAGTGATTAAAAAACGTTTTGACGACGAGACCATTGCCCGCCTGCTGGACAGCGAGTGGTGGAACTGGGACCGCGAAACGCTGGAACAAAACTTTGCCGATTTGCTTGACCTGGACACGTTTCTGCATAAGCACACAAAACAAGCTATAGTATGA
- a CDS encoding phosphate/phosphite/phosphonate ABC transporter substrate-binding protein: MKNFLMMVLGMAMLWLSSCKDKTALNKNNEPTTLVIAYAGGGLQGLTKTRLEPTRKYLERELGIPVEFVFTHDYTAVIEAIHAKKVHMAQLSPFSYILASQNKDITPMVAIGQDGKPSMYHSIIITNAKSGINSMDDVKRRAKNLTIGFADPASTSGHLIPTAYLNTIGLDPEKGAFKQTMFAGSHPAVVMSVKAGKLDLGCTAAEYSIHVLERMKMINPGDIKILWQSEPIVASPIVIRSDINPAFAAKVQRLYIEQYKRDPESLETYLKAYIKDPGKRAYMPIQDSMYNGLRKVAAGIKDLSLVKE; encoded by the coding sequence ATGAAAAACTTTTTGATGATGGTGTTGGGCATGGCCATGCTATGGCTCAGCAGCTGTAAAGACAAAACCGCGCTCAATAAAAATAATGAGCCCACAACTCTCGTCATTGCCTATGCCGGTGGCGGTTTGCAGGGCCTCACCAAAACCCGCCTGGAACCCACTCGCAAATACCTGGAGCGGGAGCTGGGCATACCGGTAGAGTTTGTTTTTACGCACGATTATACGGCGGTGATTGAAGCCATTCACGCTAAAAAAGTGCACATGGCGCAGTTGAGTCCTTTCTCTTACATCCTTGCTTCTCAAAATAAAGACATTACCCCAATGGTGGCCATTGGCCAGGATGGGAAGCCGAGCATGTATCACAGCATCATCATCACCAATGCAAAATCGGGCATTAACAGTATGGACGATGTGAAGCGCCGGGCCAAAAACCTCACTATCGGTTTTGCAGATCCGGCTTCAACTTCGGGCCATTTAATTCCAACGGCTTATCTAAATACCATCGGCCTTGATCCGGAAAAAGGCGCTTTTAAGCAAACCATGTTTGCAGGCAGTCACCCGGCGGTGGTGATGTCGGTAAAAGCGGGCAAGCTTGATCTGGGCTGTACTGCTGCCGAATATAGCATCCACGTACTGGAACGGATGAAGATGATCAACCCGGGAGATATCAAGATACTCTGGCAATCTGAGCCGATCGTGGCGTCGCCGATAGTGATTCGGAGTGATATCAACCCAGCTTTCGCTGCCAAAGTGCAGCGCCTGTACATTGAACAATACAAGCGCGACCCTGAATCGCTGGAAACTTATCTCAAAGCATACATCAAAGATCCGGGTAAACGTGCTTACATGCCCATCCAGGATTCGATGTATAACGGCTTGCGCAAGGTGGCAGCCGGTATTAAAGATCTGTCATTGGTAAAAGAATAA
- a CDS encoding phosphonate ABC transporter ATP-binding protein yields the protein MIEVKNLVKVLPNGRRVLDGVSFKVDKGEFVGILGPSGAGKSLTLRCLNGLLKPDEGSVTLTDASGRQYDITKANKKELRTARQKIGVIFQGYHLVKRLPAIDNVMIGRLGQISTLRSLLYGFTDREAEEAKKALEQVKMEALAGAITSGLSGGEMQRVAIARAIYQQPSLLLADEPISNLDPSNAKMIMKLIRPLSADIPVIGVFHQPEMTAKYCTRVIAIKDGKVLYDGDPKLTNDQLVEIYGEELQQMEHYEQPVPVIA from the coding sequence ATGATAGAAGTAAAAAACCTGGTAAAGGTACTGCCAAACGGACGCAGGGTGCTGGATGGCGTTAGTTTTAAAGTTGATAAAGGCGAGTTTGTGGGCATTTTGGGTCCCAGCGGTGCCGGTAAATCGCTCACCCTGCGTTGTCTGAACGGGTTGCTGAAACCCGACGAAGGCTCAGTAACGCTGACCGACGCCAGCGGCCGCCAATATGATATTACCAAGGCCAACAAAAAAGAGCTGCGCACGGCCCGGCAAAAGATAGGCGTCATTTTTCAAGGCTATCATCTGGTGAAGCGTCTGCCGGCTATTGATAACGTGATGATCGGTCGGCTGGGGCAGATCAGCACGCTGCGCAGCCTGCTTTACGGCTTTACCGACCGCGAAGCCGAAGAAGCCAAAAAAGCTTTAGAACAAGTAAAAATGGAAGCATTGGCCGGAGCTATAACTTCAGGCCTAAGCGGCGGCGAGATGCAACGCGTGGCTATTGCCCGCGCCATCTATCAGCAACCATCGTTACTGCTGGCAGATGAGCCGATATCTAACCTCGACCCGAGCAATGCCAAAATGATTATGAAACTGATCAGGCCGCTTTCGGCAGATATCCCGGTGATCGGCGTGTTCCATCAGCCGGAGATGACGGCCAAATACTGCACCCGCGTTATCGCCATCAAAGATGGCAAGGTGTTGTATGACGGTGACCCGAAACTGACTAATGATCAGCTGGTGGAGATTTACGGCGAGGAGCTGCAACAGATGGAACATTACGAGCAACCGGTACCGGTTATCGCCTAA